One segment of Panicum virgatum strain AP13 chromosome 3K, P.virgatum_v5, whole genome shotgun sequence DNA contains the following:
- the LOC120697626 gene encoding uncharacterized protein LOC120697626, which translates to MHGIDLNIDPSELQQPNEDMTEYMQDYGVDADTTDIAFHEHEQVTMHGIDLNVDASELQQPNEDMMEYMQDYGVNADITDIAFYDHEQVAMHGIDLNVDPSELQQPNEDMMEYMQDYGVDAILQKPLMRMN; encoded by the exons ATGCATGGAATAGATCTCAACATTGATCCTTCTGAGCTGCAACAACCTAATGAAG ACATGACAGAGTACATGCAAGACTATGGTGTCGATGCTGATACTACAGACATAGCCTTTCATGAACATGAGCAGGTTACTATGCATGGAATAGATCTCAATGTTGATGCTTCTGAGCTGCAACAACCAAATGAAG ACATGATGGAGTACATGCAAGACTACGGTGTCAATGCTGATATCACAGACATAGCCTTCTATGACCATGAGCAGGTTGCTATGCATGGAATAGATCTCAACGTTGATCCTTCTGAGCTGCAACAACCAAATGAAG ATATGATGGAGTACATGCAAGACTATGGTGTGGATGCTATACTGCAGAAGCCTTTGATGAGGATGAATTAG